Proteins found in one Micropterus dolomieu isolate WLL.071019.BEF.003 ecotype Adirondacks linkage group LG10, ASM2129224v1, whole genome shotgun sequence genomic segment:
- the dpf3 gene encoding zinc finger protein DPF3 isoform X1: MATVIHNPLKSLGDQFYREAIEHCRSYNARLCAERSVRMPFLDSQTGVAQNNCYIWMEKRHRQPGQAAGQMYTYPARCWRKKRRLHPPLDPQLRLCELRLEAELAPKHEVPPAEATALEALLRADNLLEKKNNLCKEEETMLEIQRVLEADENGDGFHDDEDFEMDIPKRKNRNRGKNRGSSRRRTEPVNTDDQDKPYVCDNRYKQKHNSKKAEEVCGKRYKNRPGLSYHYAHTHLAEEEGEEEKETEMSPSPPRSLDNHKPQKGPDGTIIPNDYCDFCLGDQDSNRKTGQAEELVSCSDCGRSGHPTCLQFTDNMMQAVRTYQWQCIECKSCSVCGTSENDDQLLFCDDCDRGYHMYCLKPPMTQPPEGSWSCHLCLDLLKDKASAYEEA, translated from the exons ATGGCGACTGTCATTCATAATCCTCTAAAATC GCTCGGGGACCAGTTCTATAGGGAGGCTATCGAACACTGTCGCAGCTACAATGCCCGCCTCTGTGCCGAACGCAGCGTGCGCATGCCATTCCTGGACTCGCAAACTGGTGTGGCACAGAACAACTGCTACATCTGGATGGAAAAGCGCCACCGCCAGCCAG gtcAGGCGGCTGGACAGATGTATACCTACCCTGCTCGTTGCTGGAGAAAGAAGAGGCGACTCCACCCACCCCTGGATCCCCAGCTCCGCCTGTGTGAGCTTCGACTAG AAGCCGAGCTGGCCCCAAAGCATGAGGTTCCCCCGGCAGAGGCCACAGCCTTGGAGGCCCTCCTTAGGGCGGACAACctgctggagaaaaaaaacaacctctgTAAGGAAGAGGAGACGATGCTGGAAATACag AGAGTTCTGGAGGCGGATGAAAATGGGGACGGTTTCCATGATGATGAAGACTTTGAAATGGATATTCCAAAGagaaagaacagaaacagaGGCAAA AACAGAGGATCCAGTCGCAGAAGGACAGAGCCCGTTAACACGGATGACCAGGACAAACCCTACGTCTGTGACA ATAGATACAAACAAAAGCATAACTCAAAAAAGGCTGAAGAAG TCTGTGGAAAGCGTTACAAGAACCGTCCTGGCCTGAGTTACCACTACGCCCACACTCACTTGGCAGAGGAGGAGGgcgaggaggagaaggaaacaGAGATGAGCCCATCTCCTCCGCGTAGCTTGGACAACCACAAAC CTCAAAAGGGCCCAGACGGCACCATCATCCCCAACGACTACTGTGACTTCTGCCTGGGAGACCAGGACTCAAACAGGAAGACAGGCCAGGCTGAGGAGCTGGTGTCCTGCTCTGACTGTGGACGCTCCG GTCACCCAACATGTCTGCAGTTCACTGACAACATGATGCAGGCAGTGAGGACGTACCAGTGGCAGTGCATAGAGTGCAAGTCTTGCAGCGTCTGTGGCACCTCAGAGAATGAT GACCAGCTGCTGTTCTGTGATGACTGTGACAGAGGATACCACATGTACTGCCTGAAGCCTCCAATGACCCAGCCTCCAGAAG ggAGCTGGAGCTGTCACTTGTGTCTGGACCTGTTAAAAGACAAGGCCTCAGCCTACGAAGAAGCATAA
- the dpf3 gene encoding zinc finger protein DPF3 isoform X2, translating into MATVIHNPLKSLGDQFYREAIEHCRSYNARLCAERSVRMPFLDSQTGVAQNNCYIWMEKRHRQPGQAAGQMYTYPARCWRKKRRLHPPLDPQLRLCELRLEAELAPKHEVPPAEATALEALLRADNLLEKKNNLCKEEETMLEIQRVLEADENGDGFHDDEDFEMDIPKRKNRNRGKNRGSSRRRTEPVNTDDQDKPYVCDICGKRYKNRPGLSYHYAHTHLAEEEGEEEKETEMSPSPPRSLDNHKPQKGPDGTIIPNDYCDFCLGDQDSNRKTGQAEELVSCSDCGRSGHPTCLQFTDNMMQAVRTYQWQCIECKSCSVCGTSENDDQLLFCDDCDRGYHMYCLKPPMTQPPEGSWSCHLCLDLLKDKASAYEEA; encoded by the exons ATGGCGACTGTCATTCATAATCCTCTAAAATC GCTCGGGGACCAGTTCTATAGGGAGGCTATCGAACACTGTCGCAGCTACAATGCCCGCCTCTGTGCCGAACGCAGCGTGCGCATGCCATTCCTGGACTCGCAAACTGGTGTGGCACAGAACAACTGCTACATCTGGATGGAAAAGCGCCACCGCCAGCCAG gtcAGGCGGCTGGACAGATGTATACCTACCCTGCTCGTTGCTGGAGAAAGAAGAGGCGACTCCACCCACCCCTGGATCCCCAGCTCCGCCTGTGTGAGCTTCGACTAG AAGCCGAGCTGGCCCCAAAGCATGAGGTTCCCCCGGCAGAGGCCACAGCCTTGGAGGCCCTCCTTAGGGCGGACAACctgctggagaaaaaaaacaacctctgTAAGGAAGAGGAGACGATGCTGGAAATACag AGAGTTCTGGAGGCGGATGAAAATGGGGACGGTTTCCATGATGATGAAGACTTTGAAATGGATATTCCAAAGagaaagaacagaaacagaGGCAAA AACAGAGGATCCAGTCGCAGAAGGACAGAGCCCGTTAACACGGATGACCAGGACAAACCCTACGTCTGTGACA TCTGTGGAAAGCGTTACAAGAACCGTCCTGGCCTGAGTTACCACTACGCCCACACTCACTTGGCAGAGGAGGAGGgcgaggaggagaaggaaacaGAGATGAGCCCATCTCCTCCGCGTAGCTTGGACAACCACAAAC CTCAAAAGGGCCCAGACGGCACCATCATCCCCAACGACTACTGTGACTTCTGCCTGGGAGACCAGGACTCAAACAGGAAGACAGGCCAGGCTGAGGAGCTGGTGTCCTGCTCTGACTGTGGACGCTCCG GTCACCCAACATGTCTGCAGTTCACTGACAACATGATGCAGGCAGTGAGGACGTACCAGTGGCAGTGCATAGAGTGCAAGTCTTGCAGCGTCTGTGGCACCTCAGAGAATGAT GACCAGCTGCTGTTCTGTGATGACTGTGACAGAGGATACCACATGTACTGCCTGAAGCCTCCAATGACCCAGCCTCCAGAAG ggAGCTGGAGCTGTCACTTGTGTCTGGACCTGTTAAAAGACAAGGCCTCAGCCTACGAAGAAGCATAA
- the wdr21 gene encoding WD repeat domain 21 yields MKKWNRREGQRPHRRQGAGQRHGWFRDNRRRSTQDEQWSDAGPSIRASQRRYENHSVSSSSSSPSSSSSSSSMASSAAPELPGFYFDPEKNRYFRLLPGHNNCNPLTREQLQEKEREKERNKMLAEDEKPRKKAPRRGLNTSLLLQRRHLGLLPENSYCRLVHEVKVSGMRRHKLEIQSTDNSNPNTDNFRLIVGDSACERVFTVNDVSHGGCKYGIMNFSSSSRGSLSVEMCDNLYFTNRKVNSICWASVNYPDSHVLLCLVGVADTPGCVSLLPASLFSNSNPEQPGMLCSFKISSAWSCAWCLNPQFDKTFSTGLSRRVIVKDAETGRTQTYSTGSDVLAQQFALRVPVLFNGCRSGEIFSIDLRQRGRRDQSWKTSRFHQESAITSVHVLQDENYLLAADMLGQIKLWDVRVTKPVQEYKGHYNEHAYLPIHVNEPEGLLLAVGQDCYTRLWSLKDGHLLRTIPSPHPAANDLIPSVVFSSKLGGCRGLPGLLMAVKHDLYYFPYNTDYQEGGEQQAGF; encoded by the exons ATGAAGAAGTGGAACAGGCGAGAAGGACAGCGACCGCACAGGCGACAAGGTGCTGGTCAACGCCACGGCTGGTTCAGAGACAACCGGCGAAGATCAACGCAGGACGAGCAGTG GTCCGATGCAGGGCCATCAATAAGAGCATCTCAGAGGAGATATGAAAACCATTccgtctcttcctcttcctcatccccctcatcttcatcttcttcctcctccatggCCAGCAGTGCTGCACCAG AGCTGCCTGGTTTCTACTTTGACCCAGAGAAAAATCGTTATTTCCGCCTGTTGCCCGGACACAACAACTGTAACCCGCTGACCAGAGAGCAGTtgcaggagaaagagagagagaaagagagaaacaagatGCTGGCGGAGGATGAAAAGCCCAGAAAA AAAGCACCAAGAAGAGGACTGAACACTTCACTGCTGCTTCAGAGAAGACACCTTGGCCTGTTACCTGAGAACTCATATTGCAG GCTGGTCCATGAGGTGAAGGTCAGTGGGATGAGACGCCACAAACTAGAGATCCAGAGCACGGACAACAGCAACCCCAATACTGACAACTTCAGGCTCATAGTG GGGGACTCAGCATGCGAGCGAGTGTTCACAGTCAACGATGTCTCGCACGGAGGCTGCAAGTACGGCATCATgaacttcagcagcagcagccgggGATCGCTTTCTGTGGAAATGTGCGACAACCTCTACTTCACCAACCGCAAG GTGAATTCCATCTGCTGGGCCTCAGTCAACTACCCAGACTCCCACGTCTT ACTGTGTCTGGTAGGAGTGGCAGACACACCTGGCTGCGTCAGTTTACTTCCTGCTTCCCTCTTCAGCAACTCCAACCCAG AGCAGCCCGGGATGCTGTGTAGTTTTAAGATATCCTCTGCCTGGTCTTGTGCTTGGTGTCTCAACCCCCAGTTTGACAAGACCTTCAGCACTG GCCTGTCTCGCAGGGTGATAGTGAAAGATGCAGAGACGGGACGAACGCAGACGTACAGCACTGGCAGCGACGTCTTGGCTCAGCAGTTTGCCCTTAGG GTCCCTGTGCTGTTTAATGGCTGCCGATCGGGGGAGATCTTTAGCATTGACCTGCGGCAGCGTGGCCGCAGGGATCAAAGCTGGAAGACCAGCCGCTTCCATCAAGAATCAGCCATCACCTCCGTACACGTCCTGCAGGACGAGAACTACCTGCTTGCTGCTGACATGTTGGGCCAG ATTAAGCTGTGGGATGTGCGTGTGACAAAGCCAGTGCAGGAGTACAAAGGGCACTACAATGAGCATGCCTACCTCCCCATCCACGTCAATGAGCCCGAGGGGCTTTTGTTGGCAG TTGGTCAGGATTGCTACACAAGGTTATGGAGCCTAAAAGACGGCCACCTACTGAGGACTATCCCATCACCCCACCCGGCCGCAAACGACCTGATCCCGAGTGTTGTCTTCTCCTCCAAGTTGGGTGGCTGCAGGGGGCTCCCGGGCCTACTCATGGCCGTCAAACACGACCTTTACTACTTCCCGTACAACACAGATTACCAGGAAGGAGGAGAGCAGCAGGCTGGCTTTTAG